A single Venturia canescens isolate UGA chromosome 1, ASM1945775v1, whole genome shotgun sequence DNA region contains:
- the LOC122418913 gene encoding uncharacterized protein isoform X1 has translation MYNTQFKHDVVTLVQLFDVTLFFHSIRRDNERNEMEKDLSQLTKVSKLFTEGTLQEILRQSSGEKNVTVTGWTFEPKAAIGDSYLSEVDRMAIHGESEGKPIMVRLVVKSLPKNIGRRKTYRSTDFFYNEITFYQKIVPEFIQFLESKGQKQMLVVPPCLSALADGENDYIALQDVRDFGYGPVARLETLTLEEMTFLLQGMANFHAVSFAYKDQNKEKFDKLADKLIETYFSNNHWDWYKNFHAISIRVTRDAMAKEYPDHPAEMKLKSHYEPAKKLWDKSVSFCSRRHAPTSVINQGDSWAPNFLMRVNENDGKKQALLLDFQLARVASPILDISFLIYACSNKELLDNHFDDMLKTYHSTLSNGIKALGSDPEKIYPWFLFEEEVKEQWIHGMNFAMEAIPFSMLDSSEAFDLNIIKGDEAVDIADIWQVQNIKTTEGRHRLADVIVHAHSRGFM, from the exons ATGTACAATACACAATTCAAACACGACGTTGTAACGTTGGTTCAATTATTCGACGTCACACTCTTTTTCCATTCTATTAGACGAGACAACGAACGCAACGAG atggaaaaagatttATCGCAACTGACGAAAGTGAGCAAATTGTTTACGGAAGGAACACTTCAAGAAATTTTACGACAGTCGAgtggcgaaaaaaatgtcactgTGACAGGTTGGACGTTTGAGCCAAAAGCTGCCATCGGTGACAGTTATTTGTCAGAAGTTGACAGGATGGCCATCCATGGAGAGTCCGAGGGCAAACCAATCATGGTCCGACTCGTTGTTAAATCACTGCCGAAGAATATCGGTCGAAGGAAAACTTATAGAAGCACTGACTTCTTCTACAATGAAATTACTTTCTATCAAAAG aTAGTACCTGAATTTATACAGTTTCTTGAATCTAAAGGTCAAAAGCAGATGCTAGTAGTTCCGCCATGTCTATCCGCACTAGCCGATGGTGAGAACGACTATATCGCTCTACAAGATGTCAGAGACTTTGGTTATGGGCCAGTTGCACGTTTAGAAACTCTTACTCTTGAAGAAATGACGTTTCTCCTGCAGGGTATGGCAAACTTTCATGCAGTGTCGTTCGCATACAAGGACCAGAATAAAGAGAAATTCGACAAGCTTGCTGACAAGCTCATTGAGACATACTTTTCCAATAACCACTGGGATTGGTACAAGAACTTCCAT GCAATTTCAATTCGCGTGACTAGAGATGCAATGGCAAAAGAATATCCTGATCATCCAGcagaaatgaaattgaagtCTCATTACGAACCTGCGAAGAAACTTTGGGATAAAAGTGTTAGCTTCTGCAGTCGCCGGCATGCACCTACGTCAGTGATAAACCAAGGCGATTCTTGGGCACCAAATTTTTTGATGCGAGTCAACGAGAATGATGGCAAAAAACAAGCACTATTACTCGACTTCCAACTGGCCAGAGTTGCCAGTCCGATACTCGATATATCTTTTCTTATCTATGCTTGCAGCAACAAAGAACTTTTGGACAATCACTTTGACGATATGTTGAAAACTTATCATTCTACGCTTTCGAATGGCATTAAAGCGCTTGGTTCTGATCCTGAAAAAATCTATCCTTGGTTCTTGTTTGAGGAGGAG GTAAAGGAACAATGGATTCACGGGATGAATTTTGCGATGGAAGCAATACCTTTCAGCATGCTAGACTCTTCAGAAGCTTTTGATCTCAACATTATAAAGGGCGATGAAGCTGTTGACATTGCCGACATATGGCAAGTTCAAAACATCAAAACAACCGAGGGCAGACATCGGCTAGCTGATGTTATTGTGCACGCTCATTCGAGAGGCTTCATGTAA
- the LOC122418913 gene encoding uncharacterized protein isoform X2 yields the protein MEKDLSQLTKVSKLFTEGTLQEILRQSSGEKNVTVTGWTFEPKAAIGDSYLSEVDRMAIHGESEGKPIMVRLVVKSLPKNIGRRKTYRSTDFFYNEITFYQKIVPEFIQFLESKGQKQMLVVPPCLSALADGENDYIALQDVRDFGYGPVARLETLTLEEMTFLLQGMANFHAVSFAYKDQNKEKFDKLADKLIETYFSNNHWDWYKNFHAISIRVTRDAMAKEYPDHPAEMKLKSHYEPAKKLWDKSVSFCSRRHAPTSVINQGDSWAPNFLMRVNENDGKKQALLLDFQLARVASPILDISFLIYACSNKELLDNHFDDMLKTYHSTLSNGIKALGSDPEKIYPWFLFEEEVKEQWIHGMNFAMEAIPFSMLDSSEAFDLNIIKGDEAVDIADIWQVQNIKTTEGRHRLADVIVHAHSRGFM from the exons atggaaaaagatttATCGCAACTGACGAAAGTGAGCAAATTGTTTACGGAAGGAACACTTCAAGAAATTTTACGACAGTCGAgtggcgaaaaaaatgtcactgTGACAGGTTGGACGTTTGAGCCAAAAGCTGCCATCGGTGACAGTTATTTGTCAGAAGTTGACAGGATGGCCATCCATGGAGAGTCCGAGGGCAAACCAATCATGGTCCGACTCGTTGTTAAATCACTGCCGAAGAATATCGGTCGAAGGAAAACTTATAGAAGCACTGACTTCTTCTACAATGAAATTACTTTCTATCAAAAG aTAGTACCTGAATTTATACAGTTTCTTGAATCTAAAGGTCAAAAGCAGATGCTAGTAGTTCCGCCATGTCTATCCGCACTAGCCGATGGTGAGAACGACTATATCGCTCTACAAGATGTCAGAGACTTTGGTTATGGGCCAGTTGCACGTTTAGAAACTCTTACTCTTGAAGAAATGACGTTTCTCCTGCAGGGTATGGCAAACTTTCATGCAGTGTCGTTCGCATACAAGGACCAGAATAAAGAGAAATTCGACAAGCTTGCTGACAAGCTCATTGAGACATACTTTTCCAATAACCACTGGGATTGGTACAAGAACTTCCAT GCAATTTCAATTCGCGTGACTAGAGATGCAATGGCAAAAGAATATCCTGATCATCCAGcagaaatgaaattgaagtCTCATTACGAACCTGCGAAGAAACTTTGGGATAAAAGTGTTAGCTTCTGCAGTCGCCGGCATGCACCTACGTCAGTGATAAACCAAGGCGATTCTTGGGCACCAAATTTTTTGATGCGAGTCAACGAGAATGATGGCAAAAAACAAGCACTATTACTCGACTTCCAACTGGCCAGAGTTGCCAGTCCGATACTCGATATATCTTTTCTTATCTATGCTTGCAGCAACAAAGAACTTTTGGACAATCACTTTGACGATATGTTGAAAACTTATCATTCTACGCTTTCGAATGGCATTAAAGCGCTTGGTTCTGATCCTGAAAAAATCTATCCTTGGTTCTTGTTTGAGGAGGAG GTAAAGGAACAATGGATTCACGGGATGAATTTTGCGATGGAAGCAATACCTTTCAGCATGCTAGACTCTTCAGAAGCTTTTGATCTCAACATTATAAAGGGCGATGAAGCTGTTGACATTGCCGACATATGGCAAGTTCAAAACATCAAAACAACCGAGGGCAGACATCGGCTAGCTGATGTTATTGTGCACGCTCATTCGAGAGGCTTCATGTAA
- the LOC122418917 gene encoding uncharacterized protein, translated as MDKDLHLLSGVSKYFTEETLQNAIRKLTGSSDVTITGWTFKPPPTKGDSYLAQVDRITVFANADGKDIEKKLVVKSLPKNIGRRKTFRSVEFFHNEINFYKEVVPVFEKFLESKDQKSLLSVPPCLDAFIDAENDYLVMEDVTVYGFGPINRQSCLNMKEMNVLLKAMAKFHAISFAYKDQFKDQFEDLVDKLQETFFGKHWNWYQNLRTRLIDVAKDALAKEYPGHPAEEKFNSYNSPRELWDRSANYCSRWHAPTSIINHGDSWAPNFLVRTALDDSDESEAMLLDFQLARSSSPVLDLSFLIYACSDKQLLDNHYDKILETYHSILSNSIKSLGSDPQKLYPWTVFMNEVKEQSMHGLNFALESVPFSVMDESKAFDLDDLIKTDDAVDVADIFDPGNIETSEGRRRLANLIIHAHSKGFF; from the exons ATGGACAAGGATCTACATTTGCTGTCCGGTGTTAGTAAATACTTCACCGAAGAAACTTTGCAAAATGCAATACGAAAATTGACCGGAAGTAGCGACGTTACAATCACAGGTTGGACTTTCAAACCTCCTCCTACCAAAGGCGACAGCTATTTGGCACAAGTAGACAGGATTACAGTTTTCGCTAATGCAGATGGCAAAGATATAGAGAAAAAACTGGTCGTTAAATCACTACCgaaaaacattggaagaagaaaaacgttcaggagcgttgaattttttcacaatgaaataaatttttacaaagAG GTGGTAccagtttttgaaaaatttcttgaatCGAAAGACCAAAAAAGTTTGTTAAGCGTGCCGCCTTGTTTGGACGCCTTCATTGATgctgaaaatgattatttgGTCATGGAGGATGTTACGGTTTATGGATTTGGGCCCATCAACCGTCAGAGTTGTCTGAACATGAAAGAGATGAACGTCCTCCTAAAAGCCATGGCTAAATTCCATGCAATTTCATTCGCCTACAAGGACCAGTTCAAAGATCAATTCGAAGACTTGGTCGACAAATTGCAAGAAACTTTTTTTGGTAAACACTGGAATTGGTACCAAAACCTTCGG ACAAGATTGATCGACGTTGCGAAAGATGCGTTAGCGAAGGAATACCCGGGTCACCCGGCAGAAGAGAAATTCAACTCGTACAACTCGCCTAGGGAACTTTGGGATCGAAGTGCGAATTATTGTAGCAGATGGCACGCCCCAACCTCAATAATAAACCACGGTGACTCCTGGGCACCGAATTTCCTCGTGAGAACAGCACTCGATGACTCTGACGAATCCGAGGCAATGTTGTTGGACTTCCAGCTCGCCAGATCTTCTAGCCCTGTCCTCGACTTATCGTTTTTGATTTACGCTTGCAGCGACAAACAACTTTTGGACAATCATTACGACAAGATACTCGAGACTTATCATTCCATACTATCCAACAGTATTAAATCTTTGGGCTCAGACCCTCAGAAATTATACCCATGGACAGTGTTCATGAACGAG GTTAAAGAACAATCAATGCATGGTTTGAATTTCGCCCTCGAGTCCGTGCCATTTAGCGTGATGGATGAATCAAAAGCATTCGATCTCGATGACCTAATCAAAACCGACGATGCTGTCGACGTCGCCGATATATTTGATCCGGGAAACATCGAAACTTCCGAGGGCAGACGCCGACTGGCGAACCTGATAATTCACGCTCATTCGAaaggatttttttga